A genomic window from bacterium includes:
- a CDS encoding class I SAM-dependent methyltransferase, producing the protein MPKTCFSRCILCGRDAPQPVAVRNGYPIVRCGGCGLVYVHPKPPEEELPGLYGKYHARDGGDEASWNLLMGNVFREAADHLDASRNGSGPPRLLDVGCGYGGFVSLMRDRGWDAEGIDPSPETVAAASAKGIPVRLETLDEFSRSGAAYRAITMFYVLEHLYDPISALRKVFALLEPGGVLLVRVPDTTPVVRLLSPFGLGDGLYDPPFHLFDFPPRVLTMMLAEAGFGKIRTFPGRNTTPPRIAPRLATMLFGALARGLFAGTGGRILLPGVSKTTIARKPS; encoded by the coding sequence ATGCCGAAGACGTGTTTCTCCCGGTGCATCCTCTGCGGTCGTGATGCGCCGCAACCCGTCGCGGTCCGGAATGGATACCCCATCGTCCGTTGCGGCGGATGCGGGCTGGTCTACGTCCATCCGAAGCCGCCGGAGGAGGAACTCCCCGGGCTCTACGGGAAGTATCATGCCCGTGACGGCGGGGACGAGGCGAGTTGGAATCTCCTCATGGGGAATGTCTTTCGGGAGGCGGCCGACCACCTCGATGCATCGAGGAACGGATCCGGTCCGCCCCGCCTGCTGGACGTGGGGTGCGGGTACGGCGGATTCGTCTCGCTGATGCGGGACCGGGGATGGGATGCGGAAGGGATCGACCCGTCCCCGGAGACGGTTGCCGCCGCCTCGGCGAAAGGCATTCCCGTCCGATTGGAAACCCTCGATGAATTTTCCCGTTCGGGCGCGGCATACCGCGCGATCACCATGTTCTATGTGCTGGAACACCTGTACGACCCGATATCCGCGTTGAGAAAGGTATTCGCGCTCCTCGAACCGGGCGGGGTGCTCCTTGTGCGGGTACCCGACACCACGCCGGTCGTCCGCCTGCTTTCCCCATTCGGATTGGGTGACGGACTATACGATCCCCCCTTTCATCTCTTCGATTTTCCCCCCCGAGTGCTCACGATGATGCTCGCCGAGGCGGGCTTCGGGAAGATACGGACATTTCCGGGCCGCAACACGACACCCCCCCGCATCGCGCCGCGGTTGGCCACCATGCTGTTCGGCGCGCTCGCCCGAGGCTTGTTTGCAGGAACCGGCGGGAGGATCCTCCTCCCCGGGGTGAGTAAGACCACCATCGCGCGAAAGCCTTCCTGA
- a CDS encoding acyl carrier protein, translated as MEAEATKKKIREILSVRLNLSTAVEGIGDDAPLFGPGSLGLDSIDALELVLGIQKEFGVAIEDRALAVKVLVSIDTIANYLESRSAGSPEAAGGLNG; from the coding sequence CTGGAAGCGGAAGCAACGAAGAAGAAGATCCGGGAAATCCTGTCCGTTCGTCTGAATCTCTCCACGGCGGTCGAGGGGATCGGCGATGATGCGCCGCTGTTCGGGCCCGGGAGCCTCGGACTCGACTCGATCGACGCGCTGGAACTGGTGCTCGGCATCCAGAAGGAGTTCGGCGTCGCCATCGAGGATCGCGCGCTGGCGGTGAAAGTGCTGGTATCCATCGACACCATCGCGAACTACCTGGAATCCCGATCGGCAGGGAGCCCCGAAGCGGCGGGCGGACTCAACGGGTAG